From Helicoverpa armigera isolate CAAS_96S chromosome 19, ASM3070526v1, whole genome shotgun sequence, one genomic window encodes:
- the LOC110380393 gene encoding cytochrome b5: MGDVKQYSLAEVRSRRGTNGQPLWIVYKDAVYDLTNYLDEHPGGADTILEEAGQDATSAFDDIGHSSDARVVLQKYKIGEIIEEEKRFDANGKKKKKVVAVKPDDKPTSRSCLGVITCGLLG; this comes from the exons ATGGGCGACGTGAAGCAGTACTCGCTGGCGGAGGTGCGCTCGCGCCGCGGCACCAACGGACAGCCGCTCTGGATCGTCTACAAGGACGCCGTCTATGATCTCACCAACTACCTCGACGAG CACCCCGGCGGCGCAGACACGATCCTGGAGGAGGCGGGACAGGACGCCACCAGCGCCTTCGACGACATCGGACACTCCTCAGACGCCAGGGTCGTGCTGCAGAAGTACAAGATCGGAGAAATCATTGAG GAGGAGAAACGCTTCGACGCGAatggcaagaagaagaagaaggtggTGGCAGTGAAGCCAGACGACAAGCCCACCAGCAGGAGCTGTCTCGGCGTCATCACGTGCGGCCTGCTCGGCTGA